The following proteins come from a genomic window of Nicotiana tomentosiformis chromosome 12, ASM39032v3, whole genome shotgun sequence:
- the LOC138902516 gene encoding uncharacterized protein, producing the protein MEREGSSKARSAGNFEESFGGGRSAFRGGPSGPSQYFAQSSASALPAGLSQQQGSHFRPNQAPPPARGTPAPAGRGASRAGAHISGGPSRFYAMSGRQSAEASPDVVKGILAIQSHDLYALIDPGSTLSYLTPYVAMEFRIEPTMRFEFPNNPVVEWKGDNVMPKGRFISYLKATKMINKGCIYHLVRVTETDVEVPTLESVPVVNEFPKVFPDELPGIPLDREIDFGVDVMPGTQPIYTLPYRMAPAELKELKEQLKDLLEKGFI; encoded by the exons atggagcgagagggtagcagtaaggcccggtccgcgggaaACTTTgaggagtcatttggtgggggaagatcagcttttaggggagggccatcagggccatcccaatattttgctcagtcttcagccagtgcactgCCAGCAGGGCtcagtcagcagcaggggagtcatttcaggcccaatcagg caccccctccagctcgaggcactccagcacccgcagggcgtggtgcatctAGGGCTGGTGCGCATatttcgggaggacccagccgtttctatgctatgagtggtcgccagagtgcagaggcttctccagatgttgtcaaaGGTATATTGGCTATCCAATCTCATGAtctatatgctcttattgatcccggttccactttgtcttatcttaccccttatgttgctatggaatttaggaTAGAACC AActatgaggtttgaatttccaaataatccagttgttgaatggaagggggataatgtgatgccaaaaggtaggtttatttcttaccttaaggccacgaagatgattaacaaggggtgtatctatcatttggtccgggttacggaaaCTGATGTTGAGGTGcctacactcgagtctgtgccagttgtgaatgaatttccaaaggtctttcctgatgagctccctgggattccgctagacagggagattgattttggggttgatgtgatgccaggcacgcaacctatatATACTCTGCCCTAtaggatggcaccagcagaattgaaggaactaaaggaacaattgaaggatttgttagagaagggtttcatctga